In Salinirussus salinus, the following proteins share a genomic window:
- a CDS encoding MBL fold metallo-hydrolase gives MDYERIELVQPHYGGANAYRVGDTLVDTGHVCDESVERLEAALEDRLAGVERVVLTHPHIDHVGGSLTVDAVTELPHVVYEGAEDLVRQYDGYLVEAREEMAALSSGLYEGDPEPDDVYFPVDLDYATDEVAFERVVGHGDTVRVGPYDCEVVHTPGHSHQHMTLHHEPSGVALSGDIVSTNGHFMYGPVHWDIGEYKTGLRRLREADPELLLPGHGDPMDDPAARVDDALEKARRAEEAILAAVEEHGELASHELAVEALNATEATVSFLANVASAYAVHLAERGEIRVERRPYVVAAPA, from the coding sequence ATGGACTACGAGCGCATCGAACTCGTCCAGCCCCACTACGGCGGGGCCAACGCCTACCGGGTCGGGGACACGCTGGTCGACACCGGCCACGTCTGCGACGAGTCCGTCGAGCGCCTGGAAGCGGCCCTCGAGGACCGCCTCGCGGGCGTCGAGCGGGTCGTCCTGACCCACCCCCACATCGACCACGTCGGCGGCTCGCTGACGGTCGACGCGGTGACAGAGCTCCCCCACGTCGTCTACGAGGGCGCCGAAGACTTGGTCCGGCAGTACGACGGGTACCTCGTCGAGGCCCGCGAGGAGATGGCTGCCCTCTCCTCGGGGCTGTACGAGGGCGATCCCGAACCCGACGACGTCTACTTCCCGGTCGACCTCGACTACGCCACCGACGAGGTCGCCTTCGAGCGGGTCGTCGGCCACGGCGACACGGTCCGCGTGGGGCCCTACGACTGTGAGGTCGTCCACACGCCCGGCCACTCCCACCAGCACATGACGCTTCACCACGAGCCGTCGGGCGTGGCGCTGTCGGGCGACATCGTCTCGACCAACGGCCACTTCATGTACGGCCCGGTCCACTGGGACATCGGCGAGTACAAGACCGGCCTCCGGCGGCTCCGGGAGGCCGACCCGGAGCTCCTGTTGCCGGGACACGGCGACCCGATGGACGACCCCGCCGCCCGCGTGGACGACGCCCTGGAGAAGGCCCGCCGGGCCGAAGAGGCGATACTCGCGGCCGTCGAGGAGCACGGTGAGCTCGCGTCCCACGAACTCGCCGTGGAAGCGCTGAACGCGACCGAGGCGACCGTCTCCTTCCTCGCGAACGTCGCCTCGGCCTACGCCGTCCACCTTGCCGAGCGGGGAGAGATCCGCGTCGAGCGCCGCCCCTACGTGGTCGCCGCGCCGGCCTGA
- a CDS encoding DUF7405 family protein has product MALTDGSVPRRDVLKAAVALGGASALAACLGEADRERDPVPTGNPDAKPASQHAWNASLRTDEHGNTLLPNHQVLLYVSLDGDGPPTTEDRRVVEEALSTLDRAYEWSSEGLVHSVAYSRSYFDRFDAALPDNVELPRPRALSSFETPTFDTQDAVVHLASDRADVVLEAEAALTGDRGTANGEEVAARLTDALTVDSRRTGFVGAGLPAEHQDAAGIPDGDPVPEASPLFMGFEAGFRGNQATEEYVTIEEGPMAGGTTKVISNIRQRLEDWYGEQTYDQRVMELFSPGHAEEGLVEGVGSNLGDDSGIDRFVDDLMADAREHGRVGHAQKAARTNRDGEGNVRLLRRHFESTDDIGSDQQVASLHFPSLQRHVGEFEAVRRAMNGEDVTEETPAVRQRVNNGILEYIFTRRRGYFLVPPRRHRSLPRPRPGAT; this is encoded by the coding sequence ATGGCCCTCACCGACGGGAGCGTTCCCCGCCGGGACGTGCTGAAGGCGGCGGTCGCCCTCGGCGGCGCGAGCGCGCTCGCGGCCTGCCTCGGCGAGGCCGACCGCGAGCGCGACCCGGTCCCGACGGGTAACCCCGACGCGAAGCCCGCCAGCCAGCACGCCTGGAACGCCTCCCTCCGGACCGACGAGCACGGCAACACGCTGCTCCCGAACCACCAGGTCCTGCTGTACGTGAGCCTCGACGGCGACGGCCCGCCGACGACCGAGGACCGCCGGGTCGTCGAGGAGGCGCTGTCGACGCTCGACCGGGCCTACGAGTGGAGCAGTGAGGGGCTGGTCCACTCGGTCGCCTACTCCCGGTCCTACTTCGACCGGTTCGACGCCGCCCTCCCCGACAACGTCGAGCTACCCCGGCCCCGCGCGCTCTCTTCGTTCGAGACCCCGACCTTCGACACCCAGGACGCCGTCGTCCACCTCGCCAGCGACCGCGCGGACGTGGTACTCGAGGCCGAAGCGGCGCTGACCGGGGACCGGGGGACCGCGAACGGCGAGGAGGTCGCCGCCCGGCTCACCGACGCTTTGACTGTGGACTCCCGGCGGACCGGCTTCGTCGGCGCGGGCCTGCCCGCCGAGCACCAGGACGCCGCGGGGATCCCCGACGGCGACCCCGTGCCCGAGGCCTCGCCGCTGTTCATGGGCTTCGAGGCCGGGTTCAGGGGGAACCAGGCTACCGAGGAGTACGTCACCATCGAAGAGGGGCCGATGGCCGGCGGCACAACCAAGGTGATTTCGAACATCCGCCAGCGCCTCGAGGACTGGTACGGCGAGCAGACCTACGACCAGCGGGTGATGGAGCTGTTCAGCCCGGGCCACGCCGAGGAGGGACTCGTCGAAGGTGTCGGGTCGAACCTGGGCGACGACAGCGGGATCGACCGCTTCGTCGACGACCTCATGGCCGACGCCCGCGAGCACGGCCGCGTGGGCCACGCCCAGAAGGCCGCCCGCACGAACCGGGACGGGGAGGGCAACGTCCGCCTGCTGCGCAGGCACTTCGAGTCGACCGACGACATCGGCTCAGACCAGCAGGTCGCGAGCCTCCACTTCCCCTCCCTGCAGCGACACGTCGGGGAGTTCGAGGCCGTCCGGCGGGCGATGAACGGCGAAGACGTCACCGAAGAGACGCCTGCGGTCCGCCAGCGCGTTAATAATGGCATCCTCGAGTACATCTTCACCCGCCGGCGGGGCTACTTCCTCGTGCCCCCGCGCCGCCACCGGTCGCTGCCGCGGCCGCGTCCCGGCGCGACCTGA